In a single window of the Octopus sinensis linkage group LG1, ASM634580v1, whole genome shotgun sequence genome:
- the LOC115221629 gene encoding beta-1,3-galactosyltransferase 1-like, which yields MLLRRSRIFRILLLLLTISSIYILLQVISTKERLPRQEIEMRKMRNNARDNNITIDENIHKNKTDSSLVRVLSLTFNSGLQSKRNEVLKVQDSLRNSSSLSLLPEKLPYYTHHIINPSLLCVPDDFMIVYIHSAPENSKRRMAIRQTWGDKKVLGKFKTKLLFVMGVVNNRHVMDMVKIESARYNDILQTEFNDTYRNLNSKAMAALRWIATNCHNISYIMKTDDDILVDIFQVVKHLRYLQQYEYARQNFILCNVWEGMPVLRNKKSKWYVSTEEYPNSTFEVYCSGSAYILSPDMPVRLLKISLKVPRLWVDDVYVTGMLVNALGIKHTNYDSAYIFGVSNSLHEISKDIKRKIAIYHVPQTEIMYKLWNKLNERMNHPVATRKVLK from the coding sequence ATGTTGCTGCGCCGATCCAGAATATTCCGCATACTTCTCCTCTTGCTAACCATCTCTTCAATTTACATTCTTCTTCAAGTAATTTCTACGAAGGAACGACTTCCACGGCAAGAGATTGAAATGCGTAAAATGAGGAATAATGCCAGAGATAACAATATCACGATCGACGAAAATATACATAAGAACAAAACTGATAGTTCATTAGTACGTGTTTTATCATTAACATTCAATAGTGGTTTACAGTCAAAACGAAATGAGGTTCTGAAAGTTCAAGATTCACTTAGGAACAGCTCCTCATTGTCGTTGTTGCCTGAAAAGCTGCCTTATTACACACATCACATAATTAACCCTTCTTTGTTATGTGTACCTGATGATTTTATGATTGTTTATATTCACTCAGCACCAGAGAACTCTAAGCGACGAATGGCTATACGGCAAACATGGGGCGACAAGAAAGTGTTGGGTAAATTTAAAACCAAGTTACTATTTGTGATGGGTGTCGTCAACAACCGTCATGTTATGGATATGGTCAAAATAGAATCTGCCCGTTACAATGACATATTACAGACTGAATTCAACGACACGTATCGGAACTTAAATTCCAAAGCAATGGCAGCGTTGCGCTGGATTGCAACAAACTGCCACAATATCTCATATATAATGAAAACAGATGATGATATATTAGTCGACATTTTTCAAGTGGTAAAACATTTGAGATATCTACAACAGTACGAATACGCTCGGCAAAATTTTATATTGTGTAATGTATGGGAAGGAATGCCAGTCCTCAGAAACAAAAAGAGTAAGTGGTATGTTTCAACTGAAGAATATCCTAATAGCACTTTCGAAGTTTATTGCTCGGGATCTGCTTATATCTTGAGCCCTGACATGCCTGTCCGTTTACTCAAAATTTCGTTAAAAGTTCCGCGTCTTTGGGTCGATGATGTTTATGTAACTGGTATGCTAGTCAATGCATTAGGTATAAAACATACCAACTATGATTCGgcctatatatttggtgttagtaATTCCTTGCATGAGATTTCGAAGGACATCAAAAGAAAGATTGCTATTTAC